A genomic stretch from Capricornis sumatraensis isolate serow.1 chromosome 4, serow.2, whole genome shotgun sequence includes:
- the LOC138078631 gene encoding olfactory receptor 10AD1-like — translation MAGSTPVDLRNGRTVTEFILVGFEQSSSSTRALLFALFPALYSLAMAMNGLIIFITWTDPRLNSPMYFFLGHLSFQDVCIITTTIPHMLIHLTVKNHIVSFVACTTQMYLVFSVGVAECILLAFMAYDHYVAICHPLSYAQIMSRQVCVRLVSTAWSFGLINGILLDYMTFRGPFCRDNHIENFFCEAPIVIALSCGDPQFSLRVIFADAIVVLLSPMVLIVISYARILASILGRNSSSGRGKTFSTCASHLTVVIFFYTSAMFSYMNPCSTHGPDKDKPFSLLYTIITPMCNPVIYSFRNKEMKGAMVRALGRSSLSQAESV, via the exons ATGGC TGGATCCACACCAGTGGACCTAAGGAATGGCCGCACCGTGACTGAGTTTATCCTCGTGGGCTTTGAGCAGAGCTCCTCTTCCACTCGGGCATTGCTCTTTGCCCTCTTCCCAGCCCTCTACAGCCTTGCCATGGCCATGAATGGCCTCATCATCTTCATCACCTGGACAGACCCCAGGCTCAACagccccatgtacttcttccttggCCACCTgtccttccaggatgtctgcatcatcaccaccaccatcccacACATGCTGATCCACCTGACAGTGAAGAACCATATTGTCTCCTTTGTCGCTTGCACGACCCAGATGTACTTGGTCTTCTCTGTGGGTGTGGCTGAGTGCATCCTCTTGGCTTTCATGGCCTATGACCATTATGTTGCCATCTGCCACCCACTTAGCTATGCCCAGATCATGAGCCGGCAGGTCTGTGTGAGACTGGTGAGTACAGCCTGGTCCTTTGGGTTGATCAATGGCATCCTTCTTGACTACATGACATTTCGTGGTCCCTTCTGCAGAGACAACCACATAGAAAACTTCTTCTGTGAGGCCCCCATAGTGATTGCTCTCTCCTGTGGAGACCCCCAGTTTAGTCTGAGAGTCATCTTTGCCGATGCCATTGTGGTGCTGCTCAGCCCCATGGTGCTCATTGTCATTTCCTATGCACGCATCCTGGCCTCCATCCTGGGCAGGAACTCCTCTTCTGGTCGAGGCAAGACCTTCTCTACTTGTGCCTCCCATCTGACCGTGGTCATCTTTTTCTACACCTCAGCCATGTTCTCTTACATGAACCCCTGCAGCACACATGGTCCTGACAAAGACAAGCCTTTCTCCCTCCTCTACACCATCATCACCCCCATGTGCAACCCCGTCATCTACAGTTTCcgaaacaaagaaatgaagggGGCCATGGTGAGGGCCCTTGGGAGGAGCAGCCTTTCCCAGGCAGAGTCTGTCTAG
- the CCDC184 gene encoding coiled-coil domain-containing protein 184 — MEEGLLEIMTKDGGDMPAPLEVPTVPAVGDVISGEYNGGMKELMEHLKAQLQALFEDVRAMRGALDEQASHIQVLSDDVCANQRAIVSMCQIMTTAPRQGGLGVVGSKGNFQGARRDPETPSPGIGDSGLLGRDPEDEEDDDEEEKEMPSSATPTSHCERPESPCAGLLGGDGSLVEPLDLPDITLLQLEGEASL, encoded by the coding sequence ATGgaggaaggtctgctggagatcATGACCAAGGACGGCGGCGATATGCCGGCCCCTCTCGAGGTGCCCACCGTGCCGGCCGTGGGGGACGTGATCTCCGGGGAGTACAACGGCGGCATGAAGGAACTGATGGAGCACCTGAAGGCCCAGCTGCAGGCCCTGTTTGAGGACGTGAGGGCCATGCGGGGGGCCCTGGACGAGCAGGCCTCGCACATCCAGGTGCTCTCGGACGACGTGTGCGCCAACCAGCGAGCCATCGTCTCCATGTGCCAGATTATGACCACCGCGCCCCGCCAGGGTGGCCTGGGCGTGGTCGGCAGCAAGGGGAACTTCCAGGGCGCTCGCCGAGATCCGGAGACCCCTTCGCCTGGGATCGGGGACAGCGGTTTGCTGGGTCGCGATCCAGAGGACGAGGAGGACGACgatgaagaagaaaaggagatgcCCAGCTCCGCCACACCCACTAGTCACTGTGAGCGCCCGGAGAGCCCCTGTGCTGGCCTTCTGGGGGGGGACGGGTCACTTGTGGAGCCCCTCGATCTGCCCGACATTACCCTGCTGCAGCTGGAGGGCGAGGCCTCTCTGTGA